Part of the Vibrio ishigakensis genome, GAGTCAGCTGTTCATAGCTAAGCTCAGGACGACGCAAAAGATCTTCACCACTCGCTTCACGAGTCAAAGGTGTCTTGAGACGCTGATTAAGCTCTTCAATTCCTTCGGACTTTGGATTCATCCAGATCGATGCTAGGCGCTGACGTTCGGTGGCCATGTTATCCATCTTCTGGTTGAAGCGAGCCCAACGCTCATCGTCGATAAGACCCAACTCACGAGCATGCTCGGTTAGGCGAATATCGGCATTGTCTTCACGCAGTAGCAGACGATATTCCGCACGAGAGGTGAACATACGATACGGTTCTTTGGTACCCATGGTCGACAGGTCGTCGATCAATACGCCCATGTATGCTTGATCACGACGTGGTGACCAGCCCTCTTTGTCCTGCGAGTACAGGCTTGCGTTGAGACCAGCCATCAGCCCTTGAGCAGCGGCTTCCTCATAACCTGTGGTGCCGTTGATCTGTCCAGCAAGGAATAGGCCTTGGATAAACTTAGTTTCATAGGTTTGTTTTAGGTCACGAGGGTCGAAGAAATCATATTCGATCGCATAGCCTGGACGCACGATATGAGCATTTTCAAAGCCCTTCATCGAGCGAACAATCTGTACCTGTACATCAAACGGCAAGCTGGTGGAGATGCCATTTGGATAAAGTTCGTGTGTGGTTAGCCCCTCAGGTTCGATAAAGATCTGGTGGCTGTTCTTATCCGCAAAACGCATTACCTTATCTTCGATAGATGGACAGTAGCGAGGACCAATACCTTCGATCACACCCGCGTACATAGGGCTACGGTCTAGGTTATTGCGGATAACATCGTGGGTTTGTTCGTTGGTATGAGTTATGTAGCACGGCACCTGTCGTGGTTGCTGGCTGCGTTTACCCATGAACGAGAATACTGGCGTAGGGTTGTCGCCATGTTGAACCTCAAGCTGCGAGAAATCGACGCTACGAGCATCGATACGTGGAGGTGTACCCGTTTTCAGACGATCAACTCGGAACGGCAGTTCACGTAGGCGATGCGCCAAAGAGATCGAAGGTGGATCACCAGCACGGCCACCCGACGCACTTTCCATACCGATGTGGATCTTACC contains:
- the mnmG gene encoding tRNA uridine-5-carboxymethylaminomethyl(34) synthesis enzyme MnmG, whose amino-acid sequence is MLYHEKFDVIVVGGGHAGTEAALSSARTGQKTLLLTHNIDTLGQMSCNPAIGGIGKGHLVKEVDAMGGLMARAIDHSGIQFRTLNASKGPAVRATRAQADRALYKAYVRSELENTPNLTLFQQSVDDLIVEQDQVRGVITQMGLKFEARAVVLTVGTFLGGKIHIGMESASGGRAGDPPSISLAHRLRELPFRVDRLKTGTPPRIDARSVDFSQLEVQHGDNPTPVFSFMGKRSQQPRQVPCYITHTNEQTHDVIRNNLDRSPMYAGVIEGIGPRYCPSIEDKVMRFADKNSHQIFIEPEGLTTHELYPNGISTSLPFDVQVQIVRSMKGFENAHIVRPGYAIEYDFFDPRDLKQTYETKFIQGLFLAGQINGTTGYEEAAAQGLMAGLNASLYSQDKEGWSPRRDQAYMGVLIDDLSTMGTKEPYRMFTSRAEYRLLLREDNADIRLTEHARELGLIDDERWARFNQKMDNMATERQRLASIWMNPKSEGIEELNQRLKTPLTREASGEDLLRRPELSYEQLTQLSAFSPALEDPQAAEQVEIQVKYEGYIQRQQDEIAKSMRHENTKLPADLDFSLVSGLSNEVVAKLTESKPETIGIASRISGITPAAISILLVYLKKQGLLKKGEEAA